Proteins from a genomic interval of Thunnus maccoyii chromosome 1, fThuMac1.1, whole genome shotgun sequence:
- the LOC121890490 gene encoding AP-1 complex subunit sigma-2-like: MQFMLLFSRQGKLRLQKWYVPLSDKERKKISRDLVQTILARKPKMCSFLEWRDLKIVYKRYASLYFCCAVEDQDNELITLEIIHRYVELLDKYFGSVCELDIIFNFEKAYFILDEFLLGGEAQETSKKNVLKAIEQADLLQEEAEAPRSVLEEIGLT, encoded by the exons ATGCAGTTCATGCTGTTGTTCAGCCGGCAGGGAAAGCTGCGGTTACAGAAATGGTATGTGCCTCTGTCTgacaaggagaggaagaaaatctCCAGAGATCTGGTCCAGACCATACTGGCCAGGAAGCCCAAGATGTGCAGCTTCTTGGAGTGGAGGGACCTGAAGATTGTGTACAAGAG ATATGCTAGCCTGTATTTCTGCTGTGCAGTGGAGGATCAGGACAACGAGCTGATCACCCTGGAGATCATCCATAGATATGTGGAGCTGCTGGACAAGTACTTTGGCAGC GTGTGCGAGCTGGATATTATCTTCAACTTTGAGAAGGCGTACTTTATCCTGGATGAATTCCTGCTGGGTGGAGAAGCGCAAGAGACATCCAAGAAGAATGTGCTGAAGGCAATCGAGCAGGCCGACCTGCTGCAGGAG